A window of Metopolophium dirhodum isolate CAU chromosome 6, ASM1992520v1, whole genome shotgun sequence genomic DNA:
attttaatttgaaaaaattttcaacaatgatataagtttaacatttttactcgCATTATTCAATAAGTTATGAGGAATTAAAAAGACATGGATATCATAGGGCCAAGCACACAGTAATAAACACATAACAGAttcttattataatgttaaatatttaatttatagttgatattagtatctaataaaatattatctattaaattacaactaaatataaattataatataaaaattattcattttaatatatatcatatattatattatatcaaatgagttataaatacttataataaataatcatcactaaatattttcaataagttattcttaaaaatataataatttattaaggtgGAGcagaataaacaaaaaaaaattatggtagaTATTACAAGTGTAATAGATAGCATGCATATTTAACCActaccaaaatatattactttttgtatttaaaatttttaaaattatttgttttctccATCTGATTTGTgtgcaacatagcaaattgggGTTCAGCAGAATCAATCATGTGTTGTTAGGCCTTAACactagagtgaattgatctattataaaacttaaaattaagattataatatgtttgcacATAAGctatttgttaacattttaatttttatgctaGTTATgagtgtattaaatatttaaatattgtaattaatgagcataatattgtaataaaatctaaaatacaaacacagataaatATCCTAACCGACTTAATTTAAAGATTGATAGTCAATAtactcaaataaaaatacaagatTAGTTCTGCTGAATGCTAATTTGCTATGTTGCACATTGGTCagagagaaaaaacaaatagttcGCCGACACCCTCTTAATATCTTTTGATGGTAgctaaaataactataaatattgtataattctaatgtattattgatatgATTATGTTAGATTGTAgtattgtacaaatattaatcaatatttaattaataactgaatatcaataattatgaaAACTTAAACACCCATATTCCTAACCAAACCATGCATAAAGCACATTAATTGTCATGTcatgtcatattttaataaaataaccgtCAATCAActagtatactaatatactcTAACTCAGCGGTACCCATTACGCGGCCCGCGTGTAGCCCTTAATCAAATTTTGTACAGCCCGCACTAAAACTGAATTTTACATTCTAAAATCTAACATTCTACActcaagtaaataaaataaaatacttatatcaaaataatatatttttacttttataacttataattattatcatttaatatgtaACTAGGAACTAGGAATATTTACACCCGGGTCCCAGGGAAAAAAAAGTACTTCGATCAATATTATGcgcaaattaaaatgtattgcatgtggcaaataattttcaaaaataataattggttctTTCCAAAATCTTAGTGGGGACTGCTGCTCTAACTAGAACCTTCTACTAAAATTTGCAAAACATAGTTACAAAGGCAACTCAATTACATTTAttcttgaaaacaataatatttatactatttagatACTACATCCttctagtatattattttataactgtcTTTAAATctgtcatattataaaaactttaatatggAATATATTTAAACGATTTGATATAATTACCCGTAGTATGAGACCAACAGtagtattacaatattctaaaaGTGGACGTTGTTCCTGGACAGTTCGATCTTCATCACATAAAAGTTTGTTTATAGtatcaattaatttatcaactaaAGGTTTTTCAGTcgaaatcttaaatatattcaCTATGTTggacattatattacataagcTATATCTAATATTTGCGACCTTATCatctgaaataaataacaatatattatataggttataattaGAAAATCCATTATTCCATTAAAATACCTGGCTCATTAATTAATCACCTACTATTATtagcaaaaaaaataacaaaaccacacAATCAGGTTTATGtgcttaatataaattatattcttattttaagccaaataagaatattatgcaAGTTcacacataataaataatatgttgtggaCTGTTAGAAAACTCTTATAGTTACAAATGAAACTATATTGATTATACCCTTCTTTACAATAGGGTAGTTTATTGAGaaattcaaattacattttcacaATACATTcagctaatttttaaatttaatttcttggTTTCTAAAATAgttgtcaatattttttaattattgtcctattattagtaataagaGGAACAGGCATACAATTTGCtaaaacaattgcaaatattaaaaaaaaatccaataaaattaatttaaagacatTTAAAGTTGTCACTtatcttgttttaaataaacGTCTATATGTCTATATGAGACGTAGAAAGAAGTTTTTCCAAGTATAAATCTATGTtaatcgatgttttttttttagtattttaatttttgtatgcaTGTTAAACAAATTTGTTGAATACAAATCCGGgcattagttataatatatttggattTAAACTATGCAGTTTGCATAATTATGTATGGACTATGGTTATCTTGTAGCTATGGGAGTTATTAGGGAACCATGACAGTCTACTTAATACTCATATGGTTTACAATTCAGAcactaatattaatacataaataacaaataatatacctgCCAAAGAAAGTAAACTCAAGAAAAAGTGTTTTTTGAAATATGCTGAGGAAAATACATTCAAAGCTTCTtgacatataaatatgtaaaatgatcttttgtaaaaatttgGATTTTGCACTGtacctgaaaaaaataattataacaaaccatgaaaacaaaataaatatattgaaatttaagtAATCTATTAGAagttaatgcatattttttgtttttttttttaaataacatagaTGAGTATAAAGtttttagtaaaacaaaatattatctgtaacattttgaattttaaaatattttactcttttACACAAAATCAAACAATGACGAgtgtaccaatattattatggttatttttttttgcaaacattatataaatatattaaatgtttaatatatttaaaaccatgaagattcaataatattttaatataaaaactaaaatgaaattaaaacttaacattctaactttttaactataaattaaatttaaaatattgttttgagaTAATTACGATCAATGAGATGTTCACGCAGTAGTGTTCTTTGATTAGCATCTAAATTATAACGTAAAATTGTTAATAGCAATGTACAAACGGCTTCTCTAATTGGTTTTTGtctctgtaaaaaaataatagatgaacTATAGGTAACATAAAGAcaacatattaaacaaaatatattacttacaacACATTCCAGTCTATTGAGCATTACTTTTCCAACATAAAATACCTGGTCAGATGTGTAACATGTAGGTAAAACTATTATCTGGTGTAAAAACTCTGCGTACAATCTCCAGTTGTATTGTACAAACAAAAATTCTTCCAAGAGCATCAGTGATTTTAAAACTTGTTCttgatatttctttaaaataaaaataaaataagtttaaatacagtaaatttaatttacatttatgtttttatttaccatttttgtaattataaagcTTAAATTAGGAATCATcacttttaaaactttaatatcTCTCTCAGACAACATTTTCATTAACACTGAAGAAATCAATACAACTTTATCGTTTAATGATACCAAAACCTAAAAAAGAATtaagtaatgtaataataatttcaatcttTAGAAAATATGGAGAAAGTTTATCTAAATAAACTACTTACTTCTTTGATAATATCAACCAAAGCAATTCTTATCTCCACATAATCTTCAGAGACCAAATCAACCAAATGATTGATAAGATAAATTAACAAAGTTGTGCTACCCTTGTCAGATGaacttaaaattatgatttctgTTAGACTCATAGCACAGAGTTtttgaatagtaaaatatgGCTTATCACTAATAGTATGATCCTGTTGATGTAAATAAGTATATCAGtgattaacataaatattattatttacttatatcatagataatatattatatattatattatatattatctatgacttatatttgaaatagttttttagtatttaaattaaatagcttattaatataatatatgaattgtattaaattataatttataggtagtttatttattattcagtataataacactaacttaaaataaaatatgaagatTAGATAAAGTAATTCAAGTACCAAATGGATTGACGGACTTGTGctcatatattaataaacctGGAGTTTTGTAGaatctagataaataatatctaaGCTGATTATTGggtactgtattatattaatatgatacagTAGATTCTTGttatgttgaattttttgtaatCTTGAACTAAATGAAAAtcctcttaaaataattataattacaataaaaactcACCATCTCAAACTTTTTTTTCCCCTTTGAGTTTTGACATAACAAGAGTTAACTGTATCAAgtattctttatatatatatatatatacataatagataaaataaataaaaataagcttaaaaaaatatgtaaggttacttttatgtatgataaaagtaattttttgatgcgttgtaattaaaataaaataagaaccCTTATGGCAGTTAATGTGATTAAATTACCTTCAGAAaagataaatatagtaatattgatttaaaataatataatagaaactaatatatacttacattattacatatatagtcAGTTTTGCAATCAATTTTCAGTAAATCCGTATATTTATTGACAAACCAAGACACATCTTCAAAACTTAAATAATCtataaatgacaatataatCATTACTATAAAACcaagattattaataaaacaattttaccaaATTTTAGTATTAGAAGCTTCCAAAAACtatctaatatatatttgtaaactaAGTTATCAATACCTTTAACAAATGAGAAAAATTgagtatgtaaaaatgtatattttattatattataaacaatttaattaaaataatacaaaatatttttacttagaaTCTGTTTttgggaaatttttttttttaaatcaatggaATATCGAAACAATAGTTTGGCTGACagatttttttagtatacatttaaatcaatacattatttaccatttttgaaccaaaatcaaaaaaaaaaaaaaaattagtatataaaaattttaaaaaactgtcAAGTTAggggtttttaattattaagaagATGCCATACCCACACGAGTTGACTCAGTCTTACAAAAGTACAACATATCAAATTTTACAAAcgttcaattttaaaatgctcataacttgcttaaaattaaaatatcaataaaagccgAGAAGTCTTGGATCAGTGTTTCTTAAACTTAAGGATCACTTAAGGGCccattttacaatcatagtttaaacctcggttacgcTTAACCCACTGATTTAACTGACCGAATTCGGTGATTTGACCTTAGtttaactattgtaataaaGGATTAATAAGGCTAAATAAGGATTAATAGGGCCATTAAGGATTCCATGAAACTcaagtgatttttttaaaacattcaatCTAACTAAAGATGACTAGTGGGAAAAAGTCATGTCCGCCATGcacttttatgaaatattataatatttcaatattacataatgGTCAATTACAGTatgaaatttacaataaataataatatataatcaatagtgtcatttttgaagataattttcATAAGGGTTccgcataaaaaatattatttcttggTGTGCTATGTTTAAGCAACactgccctagataataattttgctttcaaatattataataagtaaatttactttaattttaaaaaaagtagagTTTAATACTTAAATGGATTATCGTGAACGCAAAATTTgtgatgttatattatgtttgtaagacTGAAACACAACACAATATGCAGGTGTGGAATTCTCTTAAatgcacatttttaaattatcataacactgtacaatatattactatGGAGATCATAGGCCTTATACTAATAGACAAGAAGTTATTGCATACCGAGCATGGAAACAAAAGGGGCACTTTTCGATAACTGAGTGACTCATATGTGGGTAGTgcggtaatatataatattattgtatttttcatcAAGACAGCCTACATCACTGCGATATATTTACATGTCGCTCGTAATGCTGTTGTTATACGCAGTTCTTATctattagtataaggtctatgatcaaaatatacaaaaactattatttttgacTTTATAAGAAAATGTCTCATCATAATataccaaacaaaaattataatacatatacattaacATATCACACTTCATTTTCAATTAAAGTTTTgtactgtaaataataaatttatactacaaaatacaaatgtatttagaaatatatagaAGTTTGcctacaataattgtaaaaataaaaaacagtaaaaacaaaTCACTTACCACTAAGAGCTTTACAAATGACACCAAAATTCTTGGCAACAGCCACCACTAggaaattacttttattaaaatctgTGTCAATTAGTTTTTTAACCATTGGCACCACAACAGTAACAATTATTTCCCTGGGAAAGCATGGTATTATGTCTACAATAACATCGAGCAGAGCAACTTTGACACCATAATCAGCATTATTAGCTAAATCCACAATTGCTGGCAGCAAAATACAGTCTTTTGAATTGTCTGTATTGTCTTTAAGAAATGCACTCACTTTACTTAGCTCTTGGCAAACAGTTTTCCTTACTAGAACACTTTCATCTTGGCAAAGTGATAAAATACATGGCCATATTTCAcgtttaatactaaaattacaaacaagtatataaatatacagcaatattaaaggtaaaaataaaataataaataacttacatATATGCATTTAGTTTAGGGGCAAGTGATCCAAAAATTCTGCAACTAATTAAACGTAATGATTCAGGCTTGGATAGATCACTTCTTTCAATAGCAAATGGTAAAATCtgacaaaattttaatattaaaagaaaaaatcattaagtaaatacaatttcaatattatgttacctCTCTTTGTAAGCAGTCAACAGGCAAGAACTCAATAAAATCTAGCAGCGTGTCCAACCATGTATTGATAACACCTAagattaatgataaattaaaacttttaaacgtTTCAATAATAAGTTAATGATGACATCAAGTAACAACTTACTATTATTGTTGACGGTATGATTATCTAAAGTAGTGAGAATGGTGGTCAAAAATGTCTGTTGGAACAAATCGGTCGTGAGCAACTGCCTTTTCAAAATGTTCCTCACCGTTTCGGTCGCTTCATAATGATAATCGACCGAGTCCTTCGTGTCATTCTAAAAACAGTAACAAACAAGTAATTTGTTTGCAAACACAAATGCGTAGGTACTGGTTATTCGTCGACAGATCATTACTTACATCTTGCATCATACAGATGGTTGATAGTAGACATAGCTCGGTGTGTCTCGTGCACCGCAGCGGA
This region includes:
- the LOC132946729 gene encoding serine/threonine-protein phosphatase 4 regulatory subunit 4-like, whose amino-acid sequence is MMQDNDTKDSVDYHYEATETVRNILKRQLLTTDLFQQTFLTTILTTLDNHTVNNNSVINTWLDTLLDFIEFLPVDCLQREILPFAIERSDLSKPESLRLISCRIFGSLAPKLNAYIIKREIWPCILSLCQDESVLVRKTVCQELSKVSAFLKDNTDNSKDCILLPAIVDLANNADYGVKVALLDVIVDIIPCFPREIIVTVVVPMVKKLIDTDFNKSNFLVVAVAKNFGVICKALSDYLSFEDVSWFVNKYTDLLKIDCKTDYICNNDHTISDKPYFTIQKLCAMSLTEIIILSSSDKGSTTLLIYLINHLVDLVSEDYVEIRIALVDIIKEVLVSLNDKVVLISSVLMKMLSERDIKVLKVMIPNLSFIITKMKYQEQVLKSLMLLEEFLFVQYNWRLYAEFLHQIIVLPTCYTSDQVFYVGKVMLNRLECVRQKPIREAVCTLLLTILRYNLDANQRTLLREHLIDRTVQNPNFYKRSFYIFICQEALNVFSSAYFKKHFFLSLLSLADDKVANIRYSLCNIMSNIVNIFKISTEKPLVDKLIDTINKLLCDEDRTVQEQRPLLEYCNTTVGLILRGKRIMSEYTEIDDDIIKFSEESRLLLLKSSERLQLDNGGVFLKSLIEEKMFSSQIDECSRTPNVDDKITLAGKKAFMLESEFIKDTGVSINKMMEHSSKIPTPVQQIVIDPQNGRSLKEQKISYLPVKKDRTLSPAYRSQKRHETSEHVVTRSTNIAKRNANFGGKRLSVPVMSCINVDIKKDANGNLVKFAAKRPQSCYVDGNQIVLSEIKTEKSLSDESLDKNSKNKPLSRLPIRKSQGK